In candidate division KSB1 bacterium, one DNA window encodes the following:
- the aspS gene encoding aspartate--tRNA ligase: MTDARAGCNWKRTHTCGALRPAHQGETVTLMGWVDSWRDHGGVLFVDLRDRYGKTQIVFAPDNPQVHAQAQDLRSEFVIAVRGTVALRPAGMANPNLATGEIEVRARELKILNPAKTPPFAIDDRTEAAEDLRLKYRYLDLRRPEMQRNLIIRHQLAQLVRRYFDRHDFLEIETPMLMKSTPEGARDYLVPSRLYHGSFYALPQSPQTYKQILMVAGLDRYFQIVRCFRDEDLRADRQPEFTQIDVEMSFVDHNDVISMMEGLVAEMVQATLGQQLTLPLPRMTYAEAMARFGSDRPDTRFGMELHEITDLAPDCGFRVFVEAAKTGGSVQGICLPGGAKYSRKQLDDLTQLATQMGAQGLVAIKNTSEGWQGSAAKYFPAEIINRVNQRFAAAPEDLLLFVADKKEKAREVLGSLRLSLAQAENLIPKDRIALLWVVEFPLLEFDEKEGRWVACHHPFTAPLDEDLALMDTAPGEVRAKAYDLVLNGTEIAGGSIRIHRRDIQQKMFRLLNISEEEAEQKFGFLLEAFEYGAPPHGGIAFGFDRLVMLLAGRKSIRDVIAFPKTNSAVSLMDGSPSPVSPKQLQELGIKLIAAG, encoded by the coding sequence CTGACGGACGCCCGTGCCGGCTGCAACTGGAAACGCACACACACCTGCGGTGCCCTGCGTCCGGCGCATCAAGGCGAGACGGTGACCTTGATGGGATGGGTTGACAGTTGGCGAGATCACGGCGGCGTGCTGTTCGTCGATTTGCGCGACCGCTACGGCAAAACCCAGATCGTTTTTGCACCCGACAACCCGCAGGTCCACGCGCAGGCGCAGGACTTGCGCAGCGAATTTGTCATCGCCGTGCGTGGCACGGTCGCGCTGCGACCCGCGGGCATGGCCAATCCCAATTTGGCCACCGGTGAAATCGAAGTGCGGGCCCGGGAGCTGAAGATTCTCAATCCCGCCAAGACCCCGCCCTTCGCGATTGATGATCGCACCGAGGCCGCGGAAGACTTGCGCTTGAAGTACCGCTATCTCGATCTGCGCCGCCCGGAGATGCAGCGCAATCTCATCATCCGCCACCAACTCGCCCAGCTGGTGCGGCGTTATTTTGACCGCCATGATTTCCTGGAAATCGAGACGCCGATGCTGATGAAAAGCACCCCGGAAGGGGCACGCGATTATTTGGTGCCCAGCCGGCTGTACCACGGCAGCTTCTATGCCCTGCCGCAAAGTCCGCAGACTTACAAGCAGATTCTGATGGTCGCCGGGCTGGATCGCTATTTCCAAATTGTGCGCTGCTTCCGCGACGAAGACCTGCGCGCCGACCGCCAGCCGGAATTCACGCAAATCGACGTCGAGATGTCATTCGTCGATCACAATGACGTGATCAGCATGATGGAAGGTCTGGTAGCAGAGATGGTGCAGGCCACGCTCGGCCAGCAGCTCACGCTGCCGCTGCCACGCATGACGTATGCCGAAGCCATGGCACGTTTTGGCAGTGACCGCCCCGACACCCGCTTCGGCATGGAACTGCACGAGATCACCGACCTGGCACCGGACTGCGGCTTTCGCGTTTTCGTCGAGGCGGCCAAAACTGGCGGAAGTGTGCAGGGAATCTGCCTGCCCGGCGGCGCGAAATATTCCCGCAAACAGCTCGATGATCTGACCCAGCTCGCGACCCAGATGGGCGCGCAGGGTCTGGTGGCGATCAAGAACACCAGCGAGGGCTGGCAGGGCTCGGCGGCCAAGTATTTTCCCGCGGAGATTATAAACCGCGTGAACCAGCGCTTTGCGGCCGCGCCGGAAGACTTGCTGTTGTTCGTCGCCGATAAAAAAGAAAAGGCCCGTGAGGTGCTGGGCTCGCTGCGGCTGAGCTTGGCGCAGGCGGAAAATCTGATCCCCAAGGACAGAATCGCGCTCTTGTGGGTGGTCGAGTTTCCCCTGCTGGAGTTCGATGAAAAGGAGGGCCGCTGGGTTGCCTGCCACCATCCCTTTACCGCGCCGCTGGATGAAGATCTGGCCTTGATGGACACGGCGCCCGGCGAGGTGCGGGCGAAGGCCTATGATCTGGTGCTCAACGGCACGGAGATCGCCGGCGGCAGTATTCGCATTCACCGCCGGGACATTCAGCAGAAAATGTTCCGACTGCTCAACATCAGCGAAGAGGAAGCCGAGCAGAAATTCGGTTTTTTGCTGGAGGCCTTCGAATACGGTGCGCCACCGCACGGCGGCATCGCTTTCGGATTCGACCGTCTGGTCATGCTGCTGGCCGGCCGCAAATCGATTCGTGATGTCATTGCCTTCCCCAAAACCAACTCGGCGGTGTCGCTCATGGATGGTTCGCCCTCGCCGGTTTCGCCCAAACAGTTGCAGGAACTCGGCATCAAGCTGATTGCGGCCGGATAA
- a CDS encoding TonB family protein codes for MPAQSTSKLSLDHSPGARLTFPREFELHWWQSFDRRFVMTLIGSLLVHFALIVYFINNPPRHDVGRVQEQFARLVLDKAARETKFVETPQQSVPVAPPEAEPAASPPAAATAATRAPASRPGRRGSLDLRPAEPAEATGPGGGGEIAGNSGPVAGGRRSRAAISQQVGNQGLLGLLTSSSGLATGESAADILGSHDANTNLDQALAGVTGIKRAGSGAEAESGAGAEGSGVGSGGPGKGRVRGGRDTGTGNIDALVSGLGEGKAKGVSRSGELVINSEKPLIEAEEGQVGGAGRNADAIQAVVAKHSPAIEYCYQRAIKRDPNLKGKIVVRFVITPQGTVESATIVSKTVNNPEVEDCILSRIRRWDDFGAIDPQKGNTTVRQVYTFGY; via the coding sequence ATGCCGGCGCAGAGCACAAGCAAGCTTTCACTCGACCACTCCCCGGGTGCTCGTCTCACTTTCCCCAGGGAGTTCGAGTTGCACTGGTGGCAGTCGTTCGATCGCCGTTTTGTGATGACGCTGATCGGTTCCCTGCTTGTCCATTTTGCACTCATTGTCTATTTCATCAACAATCCTCCGCGCCATGATGTCGGCCGCGTGCAGGAGCAATTTGCACGGCTGGTGCTCGACAAGGCAGCGCGGGAAACCAAGTTTGTCGAAACGCCGCAGCAGTCTGTGCCAGTGGCTCCGCCGGAGGCCGAGCCGGCAGCCAGCCCCCCCGCCGCCGCGACGGCTGCCACACGTGCCCCGGCTTCCCGGCCCGGTCGCCGCGGCAGTCTTGACCTTCGCCCTGCGGAGCCGGCGGAGGCGACAGGGCCTGGTGGCGGCGGCGAAATTGCCGGTAACAGCGGCCCGGTTGCGGGCGGCCGGCGTTCCCGCGCCGCCATCAGCCAGCAAGTAGGCAATCAGGGGTTGCTCGGTTTGTTGACGAGCAGCAGCGGTTTGGCGACGGGCGAGTCAGCCGCCGACATTCTGGGCAGCCACGATGCCAATACCAACCTCGATCAAGCGCTGGCAGGTGTGACCGGCATCAAGCGCGCTGGCAGTGGTGCGGAAGCCGAAAGTGGTGCAGGCGCGGAAGGCTCGGGCGTGGGTTCCGGCGGTCCGGGCAAAGGCCGTGTTCGCGGTGGTCGTGACACCGGCACCGGCAACATTGATGCACTGGTCAGCGGGCTGGGTGAAGGCAAGGCCAAAGGTGTGAGCCGCTCGGGTGAGCTGGTCATCAACAGCGAGAAGCCGTTGATCGAGGCGGAAGAGGGGCAGGTCGGCGGCGCGGGCCGCAATGCCGACGCCATTCAGGCGGTGGTCGCCAAGCACAGCCCCGCGATCGAGTATTGCTATCAGCGCGCGATCAAGCGCGATCCGAATCTCAAGGGCAAGATCGTCGTGCGCTTCGTGATCACGCCGCAGGGCACGGTGGAAAGCGCCACCATTGTCTCCAAGACCGTCAACAATCCCGAGGTGGAAGACTGCATCCTCAGCCGCATCCGGCGCTGGGATGATTTTGGCGCCATCGATCCCCAAAAGGGCAATACCACGGTGCGCCAGGTTTACACCTTCGGCTACTGA
- a CDS encoding MotA/TolQ/ExbB proton channel family protein, which produces MDSFIESFRWEADGALYMYAILVVGAFAVAIAIERAYFLMVKANINANKFMSEIRKLVRAGEYKKALALCDAAPEKALAQVVGASLRRVAEQEVTDFRSIQNSVDESTLEVIPRLNQRTGFLAMLANVATLLGLMGTIWGLILAFKAVSSAGIDAAEKARMLAAGISAAMNTTLLGLAVAIPSVLAYTFLFNKTARIIDEIDEHTVKLINLLTGNK; this is translated from the coding sequence ATGGATAGTTTCATCGAGTCGTTCCGCTGGGAGGCCGATGGTGCGTTGTACATGTATGCCATTCTTGTGGTCGGTGCCTTCGCCGTGGCAATTGCGATCGAGCGCGCCTATTTTCTGATGGTGAAGGCCAACATCAACGCCAACAAGTTCATGTCCGAAATTCGCAAACTGGTGCGCGCCGGCGAATACAAGAAAGCGCTGGCACTGTGCGATGCCGCGCCGGAGAAGGCGCTGGCACAAGTGGTGGGCGCCAGTCTGCGGCGCGTGGCCGAGCAGGAGGTGACCGATTTCCGTTCCATCCAAAACAGCGTGGATGAAAGCACGCTGGAGGTGATTCCACGGCTGAACCAGCGCACCGGTTTTCTCGCCATGCTGGCGAATGTGGCGACCCTGCTCGGCCTGATGGGCACGATTTGGGGCCTGATTCTGGCCTTCAAGGCGGTTTCCTCCGCCGGCATCGACGCCGCCGAGAAAGCCCGCATGCTGGCCGCCGGCATCAGCGCCGCGATGAACACAACGCTGCTGGGCTTGGCGGTCGCCATTCCTTCGGTCCTGGCCTATACGTTCCTGTTCAACAAGACCGCCAGAATCATCGACGAAATCGATGAGCACACCGTGAAACTGATCAACCTTTTGACCGGGAACAAGTGA
- a CDS encoding biopolymer transporter ExbD, which translates to MAFIPSRIKKHDTKPVEVKLNLTSMMDMFTIILVFLLKTYSTEGQLISPSEFLKLPHSRIEEPAQVGLDLIVSKQIILVNHEKVATMDDVVSNNPAVVENGIIKPLQERLRYYSSQAKKMEVEYGVKFSGKVMIQGDKELPYSELVKVMRTCGVSDYPNMRLVVYREGE; encoded by the coding sequence ATGGCTTTCATACCCTCCCGCATCAAGAAGCATGACACGAAGCCCGTCGAGGTGAAACTCAATCTCACCTCGATGATGGATATGTTCACCATCATTCTCGTGTTTCTGCTCAAGACCTACTCGACCGAAGGCCAGCTCATTTCACCTTCGGAGTTTCTCAAACTGCCCCACTCCCGCATCGAAGAACCGGCGCAAGTGGGTTTGGATTTGATTGTGTCCAAGCAGATCATCCTGGTGAACCATGAGAAGGTGGCCACCATGGACGATGTCGTGTCCAATAACCCCGCCGTGGTTGAAAACGGCATTATCAAACCGCTGCAGGAACGGCTGCGCTACTACAGCTCGCAGGCCAAGAAGATGGAAGTTGAGTACGGCGTCAAGTTCTCGGGCAAGGTGATGATCCAGGGTGACAAGGAGCTGCCGTATTCCGAGCTGGTGAAGGTGATGCGCACCTGCGGCGTTTCTGATTACCCCAACATGCGGCTGGTCGTTTATCGTGAGGGCGAGTAG
- a CDS encoding biopolymer transporter ExbD — MAFRPSQRRHLREESTDLNLTPIMNLMVVMIPLLLSSAQFIKIGIIELNLPPAAGAAGTLAGSKAPKETERTLDLTVSITDQGFYISSAAAVLTGATATGPTIPIGSNGEYNFDALSQKLYEIKQKVGNGFSDAESIVIQAENKIRYQVLVSTMDAARSIRVNGTPVLLFPQVSLSAGII; from the coding sequence ATGGCTTTCCGACCTTCGCAACGCCGGCACCTGCGGGAGGAGAGCACGGATCTGAACCTCACCCCCATCATGAACCTGATGGTGGTGATGATTCCGTTGCTGCTTTCCTCCGCGCAATTCATCAAGATCGGCATCATCGAATTGAATCTGCCGCCCGCTGCCGGCGCGGCTGGCACGCTGGCCGGCAGCAAGGCGCCCAAGGAAACCGAGCGCACCCTTGACCTCACCGTTTCAATTACGGATCAGGGGTTCTACATCTCCAGCGCAGCGGCGGTGCTCACCGGCGCGACCGCCACCGGTCCGACGATTCCGATCGGCAGCAACGGCGAGTACAACTTCGATGCCCTGTCACAGAAACTCTACGAGATCAAGCAAAAAGTCGGCAACGGGTTTTCCGACGCCGAATCCATCGTCATTCAGGCGGAGAACAAAATCCGCTATCAAGTGCTGGTCAGCACCATGGACGCCGCCCGTTCGATTCGGGTCAATGGCACACCCGTGCTGCTCTTTCCGCAAGTGTCGCTGAGCGCCGGCATCATTTGA
- a CDS encoding tetratricopeptide repeat protein — protein sequence MIANHSTPNISPRPRLPRLCRAGRPARDLALLAPLLAALLLSPPALAQLTRDTARPAAAGAAGVAAHTRENPDSTLRSYTIDELLAYKDFYERQRLRTDRERVWLREKGIRDMETFLNSHPKSKVQDKVIVRLAELHYEKSLESYAQAQENYSRQLARLDSGLVTTPPVEPKKDYSASLALYRRILAEHPDSPLRDDAAYNIAFLTEDLGARQQAVALYQEFIQNYPNSRYIPDALFRVAEYYFNPPKNNLDSAIAIYQQVLRYGDSPKYDEALYRLGWAHYKRNEYPQAISYFTLLADDLHRARRLDPKNQITNPSLLEESIEYIGISFLDYQGPDKAAQYLADLGGREYGLDILMRIGDIYMNVKEEHENAIRAYHLLLRMYPNAPAAPLVRAKIAEAYRALDDEQMAYLQRDSLFLDYREGTTWWLHNSDEEVRRQGRALAERALRENINLLLKRADEYGDNNLYAQAVNDSRKYLVAFPKDTMAALIHWNLALTLDAKLKQAPEAFTEYLEISNRYWNSRFQKLAAENSVALAQEMASADTMRRPQILPLKLGDMKAAVETNRDSLRQALKLDPIPMSVGEQNLARALDNYIRLFPHEPATAERLAQAGALYYNKNEFAGALKYFKTLLKHFPQSPDAPYAEYLVMESYFGKLDYKSCEIVARRIKQTSPNREYALKAEKRLAESIFLQAEDLAHIAEHVRAGEEYRRVYEEVPTAEFADLALYNAGLEFDQAREYRRAVETYALLTDNFPKSPHYLSGLNNMAYDYGELNDYLNAALTFERLANEEPDSSKAETSLFNASVYFVRAEDWPRAIRVNRKFVDKYPASKDADDLFYDIANYHLKLDQLEEANAVYGEYAQRFPDSPRVVETFYRRGEYFEWKGLLAQARAEYEKAMARSNDFRRRSMDHNDFFSAEALFRLTELKFRDFAEVRFKLPKAQLDAAKERKKNALIDIVDGYTRVAGFGTLRLYEATYKIGAAYEEFAQTWADQEIPEVDENRRIVAKKEINQASAELYERALQSYRHAALALERLAAQYNPPADTTVRHARLAREDSTTQVARRWIQRSKDKVSEVIYDIAELNNASMKQLLDAPTPGNMDKITALEFRNQLLGKFVKPLVAQTIQAHQRNLRECDSLGIESAWLDLSRRKIVEINNALAREYASLARRALSQYAADIGSYKRLVDAADFQADDVKEEMSNLVDFGRSFAEAAVQAYLETLNSARQAKVRPRALEDTEEQLLHFVFTHARQCDSLASAANSERLAFEDRLRREGRQDLQDAVFTFEDNFFALTEGKKKILEAGFLAMRDHGIENPWSEKITLMLVRSDPVKYARELELTIADTTVFSDGGWQASTQYIRGWTAPEFNAAGWSTAQALGASAVFAGYGAQRLWLAGSAPAASSPDSAGGTPARLVSNSTAGSGVNLGYFRKSFAIRGLPVSGQIQVHADDSYNVFVNGEYLAQVIGAAGEAGKTHIHDCSSFLRSGVNVVAFEVRDTDHSGGGLEAVIFLKSLPGWEKHQSEVQLKKERHEEMLIFERGFLPNLR from the coding sequence ATGATCGCGAACCATTCAACTCCGAACATATCGCCCAGACCCCGCCTGCCCCGGCTGTGTCGTGCCGGCCGGCCGGCGCGCGATCTGGCCTTGCTCGCTCCCTTGCTGGCTGCCCTGCTGCTGTCGCCGCCTGCCCTGGCCCAGCTCACACGCGATACCGCGCGCCCGGCTGCCGCAGGCGCAGCCGGGGTTGCCGCACACACGCGGGAAAACCCCGATTCCACGCTGCGCTCCTACACCATCGATGAGTTGCTGGCATACAAAGATTTCTATGAGCGGCAACGCCTGCGCACCGACCGCGAGCGCGTCTGGCTGCGGGAAAAGGGCATTCGCGATATGGAGACCTTTCTCAACAGCCATCCCAAAAGCAAGGTGCAGGACAAGGTGATCGTGCGCCTCGCCGAGCTGCACTACGAGAAATCGCTGGAGAGCTATGCGCAGGCGCAGGAGAACTATTCCCGCCAGCTCGCCAGGCTCGACTCCGGCCTGGTGACCACGCCGCCGGTGGAGCCCAAAAAGGATTACTCCGCCTCGCTCGCGCTGTATCGCCGCATCCTGGCGGAGCATCCCGACAGCCCGCTGCGCGATGATGCCGCGTACAACATCGCCTTCCTGACCGAGGATCTCGGGGCGCGCCAGCAGGCGGTGGCGTTGTATCAGGAGTTCATCCAAAACTATCCCAACAGTCGCTACATCCCCGACGCGCTTTTTCGGGTGGCGGAATACTACTTCAATCCCCCCAAGAACAATCTCGACAGCGCCATCGCCATTTATCAGCAGGTGCTGCGCTATGGCGACAGCCCGAAATATGACGAGGCGCTCTACCGCCTGGGATGGGCGCATTACAAACGCAATGAATACCCCCAGGCGATTTCCTATTTCACCCTGCTGGCCGATGATCTGCACCGCGCCAGGCGGCTCGATCCCAAAAACCAGATCACCAATCCCAGCCTGCTGGAAGAATCCATCGAGTATATCGGCATTTCCTTTCTCGATTATCAGGGCCCGGACAAGGCGGCGCAGTATCTCGCCGATCTGGGCGGCCGCGAGTACGGCCTGGACATTTTGATGCGCATCGGCGACATCTACATGAATGTGAAGGAGGAACACGAGAACGCCATCCGCGCCTACCACCTGCTGTTGCGCATGTATCCCAACGCGCCCGCGGCCCCGCTGGTGCGCGCCAAGATCGCGGAAGCCTATCGTGCACTCGATGATGAGCAGATGGCCTACCTGCAGCGCGACAGCCTGTTCCTGGACTATCGCGAAGGCACCACCTGGTGGCTGCACAACAGCGATGAAGAGGTGCGCCGCCAGGGCAGGGCGCTGGCCGAGCGCGCCCTGCGGGAAAACATCAACCTGCTGCTCAAGCGCGCCGATGAATATGGCGACAACAACCTTTACGCCCAGGCGGTGAATGACAGCCGCAAATATCTGGTGGCCTTTCCCAAGGATACCATGGCCGCGCTCATTCACTGGAATCTCGCCCTGACGCTGGATGCCAAGCTCAAACAGGCGCCGGAAGCCTTCACCGAGTATCTCGAGATCAGCAATCGTTACTGGAACAGCCGCTTTCAAAAACTGGCGGCGGAGAACAGCGTGGCGCTGGCGCAGGAGATGGCGAGCGCCGACACCATGCGCCGGCCCCAGATTCTGCCGTTGAAGCTCGGCGACATGAAGGCGGCGGTCGAAACCAATCGCGACAGTCTGCGCCAGGCCCTGAAACTCGATCCCATTCCCATGTCCGTCGGCGAGCAGAACCTGGCCAGGGCGCTGGACAACTACATCCGCCTGTTTCCGCATGAACCGGCAACCGCCGAACGGCTGGCGCAGGCCGGTGCGCTTTATTACAACAAGAATGAATTTGCCGGCGCCTTGAAGTATTTCAAAACGCTGCTCAAGCACTTTCCGCAAAGCCCGGACGCGCCCTATGCCGAGTATCTGGTGATGGAAAGCTATTTCGGCAAGCTCGATTACAAAAGTTGTGAGATCGTGGCCCGCCGCATCAAGCAGACCTCGCCCAACCGCGAGTATGCCCTCAAGGCGGAAAAGCGGCTGGCGGAATCGATCTTCCTGCAGGCGGAGGACCTGGCGCACATTGCGGAGCACGTGCGCGCCGGCGAGGAATACCGCCGCGTTTATGAAGAAGTGCCGACCGCGGAGTTTGCCGACCTGGCGCTCTACAACGCCGGTCTGGAATTCGATCAGGCCCGTGAATATCGCCGCGCGGTCGAGACCTATGCCCTGTTGACCGACAACTTTCCCAAATCGCCGCACTACCTCAGCGGCCTGAACAACATGGCATATGACTACGGCGAGCTCAATGACTATCTCAACGCCGCGCTCACCTTCGAGCGCCTCGCCAACGAAGAGCCGGATTCCAGCAAGGCGGAGACCAGTCTGTTCAATGCCAGTGTCTATTTCGTGCGGGCGGAAGACTGGCCGCGCGCCATTCGCGTGAATCGCAAATTCGTGGACAAATATCCCGCCTCCAAGGACGCCGACGACCTGTTCTATGACATCGCCAATTACCATCTCAAGCTCGACCAGCTCGAGGAAGCCAACGCCGTGTACGGCGAGTATGCCCAGCGCTTTCCAGATTCCCCGCGCGTGGTCGAGACCTTTTACCGGCGCGGCGAATACTTCGAGTGGAAGGGTTTGCTGGCGCAGGCACGTGCGGAATACGAAAAAGCCATGGCCAGGAGCAACGACTTCCGCCGGCGCAGCATGGATCACAATGACTTCTTCTCCGCGGAGGCGCTGTTCCGCCTGACCGAGCTCAAGTTTCGTGACTTTGCCGAGGTGCGCTTCAAGCTGCCGAAAGCGCAGCTGGATGCCGCGAAGGAACGCAAGAAAAATGCCTTGATCGATATCGTCGATGGCTATACCCGCGTGGCCGGCTTCGGCACGCTGCGACTCTACGAGGCCACCTACAAGATCGGTGCCGCCTATGAAGAGTTTGCACAAACCTGGGCGGATCAGGAGATCCCGGAAGTCGATGAAAACCGCCGCATCGTGGCGAAGAAGGAGATCAACCAGGCCTCCGCCGAACTCTACGAGCGGGCGCTGCAATCCTACCGCCATGCCGCCCTCGCGCTCGAACGGCTGGCCGCCCAATACAACCCGCCTGCTGATACCACCGTGCGCCATGCCAGGCTGGCGCGGGAGGACAGCACCACCCAGGTGGCGCGCCGCTGGATTCAGCGCAGCAAGGACAAGGTCTCCGAGGTGATTTACGATATTGCCGAGCTGAACAACGCTTCGATGAAGCAACTGCTCGATGCCCCCACACCCGGCAATATGGACAAGATCACCGCCCTGGAGTTCCGCAATCAATTGCTGGGCAAATTCGTCAAGCCGCTGGTGGCCCAGACGATTCAGGCGCACCAGCGCAATCTGCGCGAATGTGATTCGCTCGGCATCGAAAGTGCCTGGCTGGATCTCTCACGCCGCAAGATCGTGGAGATCAACAACGCGCTGGCGCGCGAATATGCCAGTCTGGCGCGGCGGGCGTTGTCGCAGTATGCCGCCGATATCGGCAGCTATAAACGCCTGGTCGACGCCGCGGATTTCCAGGCCGATGATGTGAAGGAGGAAATGTCGAATCTGGTCGATTTCGGCCGCTCTTTTGCCGAGGCCGCGGTGCAAGCCTACTTGGAAACTTTGAACAGCGCCCGCCAGGCGAAGGTCCGGCCCCGCGCCCTGGAAGACACCGAAGAGCAGTTGTTGCATTTCGTCTTCACTCATGCCCGTCAGTGCGATTCCCTGGCCAGCGCCGCCAACAGTGAACGGCTGGCGTTTGAAGACCGGTTGCGCCGCGAGGGCCGGCAGGATTTGCAGGACGCGGTCTTCACGTTTGAAGACAATTTCTTTGCGCTCACCGAAGGCAAGAAGAAGATTCTCGAAGCCGGTTTCCTGGCCATGCGCGATCATGGCATCGAGAATCCCTGGTCCGAGAAAATCACCCTGATGCTGGTGCGCAGTGATCCCGTCAAGTATGCCCGGGAACTCGAGCTCACCATTGCCGACACGACCGTGTTCAGCGATGGCGGCTGGCAGGCGTCCACGCAATATATCCGGGGCTGGACGGCACCGGAATTCAACGCCGCCGGCTGGAGCACGGCGCAGGCCCTGGGTGCCTCGGCGGTGTTTGCCGGCTACGGCGCGCAGCGGCTCTGGCTGGCGGGCAGTGCACCGGCAGCCAGCTCCCCCGACTCCGCCGGCGGCACACCGGCCAGGCTGGTGTCCAATTCCACGGCCGGCAGCGGCGTCAATCTCGGATATTTCCGCAAGAGTTTTGCCATCCGGGGGCTGCCGGTTTCGGGTCAGATTCAGGTGCATGCCGACGATTCCTACAACGTGTTTGTCAATGGCGAATATCTCGCCCAAGTCATCGGCGCCGCCGGCGAAGCCGGGAAAACACACATTCACGATTGCTCCAGTTTTCTGCGCAGCGGCGTGAATGTGGTGGCCTTCGAGGTGCGCGACACCGATCACAGCGGCGGCGGACTGGAGGCGGTGATTTTCCTGAAAAGTCTGCCGGGCTGGGAAAAACACCAGAGCGAAGTGCAGTTGAAAAAAGAGCGGCACGAGGAAATGCTCATTTTCGAGCGCGGTTTTCTGCCCAATTTGCGATAA
- a CDS encoding ATP-dependent 6-phosphofructokinase: MRVGVLTGGSDCPGLNACIRAVTRRAITAYDDQVLGIRNGWEGLIEADIEPLSLYSVSGILPKGGTILGTSLVNPFKNEAHVAKILETAQAYEIDALVVIGGEDTMGVAHKLAARGLKSVGIPKTIDNDVAGTDVSFGFDTAVGIATEAIDRLHSTAEAHHRVMVVEVLGRFSGAIAATAGIAGGADYILVPEQPFSVAEVAAAIEARKRRGRNFSIIVVAEGARPREADRDASLPRRVDEFDHPVYGGIGEYVGRQLEKLLVQTEVRVTVLGPLQRGGTPTSYDRLLATRFGVKAADMVHQGKFGYMPALRGTEIVEVPVVEALKRPKTIDPEILEIAKVFFG; encoded by the coding sequence ATGAGAGTCGGCGTTTTGACAGGCGGGAGTGATTGCCCGGGGTTGAATGCATGCATTCGTGCCGTCACCCGGCGTGCCATCACCGCCTATGACGACCAAGTGCTGGGAATTCGCAACGGCTGGGAAGGTCTAATCGAAGCTGATATCGAACCACTCAGCCTGTATTCGGTGTCCGGCATCCTGCCCAAGGGCGGCACGATCCTCGGCACCTCGCTGGTCAATCCCTTCAAAAACGAAGCGCACGTCGCGAAAATCTTGGAGACGGCACAGGCCTACGAAATCGATGCCCTGGTGGTTATCGGCGGCGAAGACACGATGGGCGTGGCCCACAAGCTGGCAGCCCGGGGTTTGAAGTCGGTGGGCATACCCAAGACCATCGACAACGACGTGGCGGGCACTGATGTGTCCTTCGGCTTTGATACGGCGGTGGGCATCGCCACCGAGGCGATTGACCGGCTGCACAGCACCGCCGAGGCCCATCACCGCGTGATGGTGGTGGAGGTTTTGGGTCGCTTTTCCGGTGCCATTGCCGCCACGGCAGGCATCGCGGGCGGCGCCGACTATATCCTGGTTCCGGAGCAACCCTTCTCCGTGGCCGAGGTTGCCGCGGCCATCGAAGCACGCAAGCGCCGCGGGCGAAATTTCAGCATCATCGTGGTGGCGGAGGGTGCGCGGCCGCGTGAAGCCGACCGCGATGCCAGTCTGCCGCGCCGTGTCGATGAATTTGATCATCCAGTGTACGGCGGCATCGGCGAGTATGTCGGCCGGCAACTTGAAAAGTTGTTGGTGCAAACCGAGGTGCGGGTGACCGTGCTCGGCCCGTTGCAGCGCGGCGGCACGCCGACCTCCTACGATCGTTTGCTGGCCACCCGCTTTGGCGTGAAAGCCGCGGACATGGTGCATCAGGGCAAATTCGGCTACATGCCGGCGCTGCGCGGCACCGAAATTGTCGAAGTGCCGGTGGTGGAGGCCCTCAAACGGCCCAAAACCATCGACCCCGAGATACTTGAAATCGCCAAAGTTTTCTTTGGATAA